One genomic region from Desulfatibacillum aliphaticivorans DSM 15576 encodes:
- a CDS encoding DNA-binding protein produces the protein MTLTELYQLQSEAGQAGNNARELLAQTHWFAVNVEFDPKTGDALPQPLSAFLTKIVSGKNVEVKHDRLYRITEHARPSILRLFRSLNENPRREHALLPVRAVRELDASSFIKLSTRPGRNIREKLAGKPYLQAVRRFQSVDLTENRLLKAFVTRLLEMLELRHKCLDEAEDELVVRIQSWLNTDDAHAISPWNNLPPNNTLLSHRDYRRIWDAWRWLQSLDDDIARDFSQLNDRQKTMQIWNQYAQMYREGTHYFADMPILFAYDDFKVEPWTSTPLTSKVKGKIKRFISCPSVTQPACIDLAYLHPQYATTTSNRQENRENYLWQEWSNEDETVAMGIFDSDAAHLHPNTTTISLPDLLFSHDDTYTEEHLDRAAQAFTNRLSKTFQPDQLLWLVPDTLNDFDLEIVRRNINARFPNAQPLPRSVAAVFEQVDYAKLNNGFAVLVIDTIGGATTATKLIARSDQKLKKQIPETKGFYWERCPTIILSRDKHQASQIDNLDMITVDADGKWHNKTQPLKPSFIDQQTLRHDSRIGQFSFVINISRSPVAGGVRLYDLQKQTEDIPLWRDQIPELSIKVMLNGRYQRFYLVSRGTTVVPVRGQSISIPVGSHFTLPAGKRFYQFPIFQGENEDETGYSARINSPAFPLKQDSECSLQLTFEYGADEPYKLVFTPIDKSFPPIRTTWQRTEEIIITDAPAPDYPQPMSWYDLQNWRDAQKNEVNLCKWLVDSLTRLLEMNGESHGMTVNSRWRSKIDKDGNIYWFSFANTNDRRNCYLNSKQFIQKSEDDPNELFPIGTLLYGKIREQKNGLSAYNISPNDLIPLSKEEKLRLLRFKERSLQNRMTLIWSNSLSINDRDCPGDFHQSIEVLTRCILAKIPPEVIEKKMLLLLSCMHKDAPDECIQWITEQVESGHIRDPRAVGFALGDISQKWQQYIFDQLVSHPNHSAISVFAYAIWREQHFVEKFTISNLTALLNSILNRLNNLTPTRVKNKWEKRDWVRAAAEPLELLLGLLRTRASDNTEIRMLLQPHQDITKKLAEQVDRVEEVITQSSASLFSRVQIDVKKPKDVRSSDLIYSLRLYLTGDDVANTIHITSISDDDND, from the coding sequence ATGACTCTCACTGAACTATATCAACTACAATCAGAGGCAGGGCAAGCTGGCAATAATGCACGAGAATTGCTTGCGCAAACGCATTGGTTTGCCGTTAATGTCGAGTTTGACCCAAAGACTGGCGATGCACTTCCGCAACCATTGTCTGCATTTCTTACCAAAATCGTAAGTGGTAAAAACGTGGAAGTGAAGCACGACCGTCTTTATCGCATCACGGAACATGCCCGTCCGTCAATACTCCGACTTTTCCGTTCGCTAAACGAAAATCCCCGCCGTGAACACGCCTTGCTGCCTGTTCGTGCAGTGCGTGAATTGGATGCCTCCAGTTTTATCAAGCTCAGTACTCGTCCTGGACGGAATATACGCGAGAAGCTTGCGGGTAAACCGTACTTGCAGGCTGTCCGACGTTTTCAGTCCGTCGATTTGACTGAAAACCGACTGCTGAAGGCATTTGTCACTCGCTTGCTTGAAATGCTTGAACTACGCCATAAATGCCTTGATGAAGCGGAGGACGAACTGGTTGTCCGCATACAGTCATGGTTGAATACAGATGATGCACACGCCATTTCGCCATGGAACAACCTGCCTCCGAACAATACGCTTCTTTCCCACCGTGACTATCGCAGAATATGGGATGCTTGGCGTTGGTTGCAAAGTCTTGACGATGATATTGCCCGTGACTTTTCGCAACTAAATGATCGCCAGAAAACGATGCAAATATGGAATCAGTATGCACAGATGTATCGGGAAGGCACACATTACTTTGCTGACATGCCCATTTTGTTTGCCTATGATGATTTCAAAGTAGAGCCATGGACTTCAACGCCTCTAACCAGTAAAGTAAAAGGTAAAATCAAACGATTTATCAGCTGTCCGTCTGTAACCCAACCTGCCTGCATTGATCTTGCTTACCTGCACCCACAGTACGCAACCACAACTTCAAATCGCCAAGAGAACAGAGAAAATTATTTATGGCAAGAGTGGAGTAATGAAGATGAGACCGTTGCTATGGGGATTTTCGATTCGGATGCAGCCCATCTTCATCCCAATACAACAACAATCTCCCTGCCCGACCTTCTGTTTTCCCATGACGACACTTATACAGAAGAACACCTTGACCGTGCCGCACAAGCATTTACCAATCGCTTGAGCAAAACATTTCAACCCGATCAATTGCTCTGGCTTGTTCCCGATACCCTCAACGATTTTGACCTTGAGATTGTCAGACGCAATATCAACGCCCGCTTTCCAAATGCCCAGCCGCTCCCTCGCAGTGTTGCAGCCGTCTTTGAGCAAGTGGATTATGCAAAACTCAATAACGGTTTTGCCGTGTTGGTAATAGACACCATCGGAGGAGCAACTACCGCCACCAAACTTATTGCCCGCTCTGACCAAAAACTTAAAAAACAAATCCCCGAAACCAAAGGCTTTTATTGGGAGCGTTGCCCTACGATTATTCTCTCCCGTGACAAGCACCAAGCGTCCCAAATAGATAACCTTGATATGATCACGGTGGATGCCGACGGCAAATGGCACAATAAGACACAACCTTTAAAACCCTCTTTTATTGATCAGCAAACACTGAGGCATGATTCTCGAATCGGACAGTTTTCGTTCGTCATCAATATAAGCCGGAGTCCCGTTGCTGGAGGAGTGCGACTATACGACCTACAGAAACAGACGGAGGATATCCCCCTCTGGCGTGACCAAATCCCCGAACTTTCCATCAAAGTAATGCTCAACGGTCGCTATCAGCGGTTTTACCTTGTCTCACGGGGAACAACCGTTGTCCCCGTTCGCGGACAATCGATTTCAATTCCTGTCGGAAGTCATTTTACATTGCCTGCAGGGAAACGATTTTACCAGTTCCCAATCTTTCAAGGAGAAAATGAAGATGAAACAGGCTATTCCGCCCGTATCAACTCGCCAGCTTTCCCGCTGAAACAAGACAGTGAATGCAGCCTTCAACTCACCTTTGAATACGGTGCCGACGAACCGTATAAATTAGTTTTTACGCCAATAGACAAATCATTCCCGCCGATCCGCACAACGTGGCAACGCACTGAAGAAATTATCATCACTGATGCTCCCGCACCAGATTATCCCCAGCCAATGTCCTGGTATGACTTACAAAATTGGCGAGATGCACAAAAAAATGAGGTTAATTTATGCAAATGGCTAGTTGACTCATTAACTCGATTATTAGAAATGAACGGCGAATCACATGGAATGACAGTTAATAGTCGTTGGCGTTCAAAAATAGATAAAGATGGAAATATATACTGGTTTTCATTTGCCAATACAAACGACAGAAGAAACTGTTATCTGAATTCAAAACAATTCATTCAAAAATCAGAGGATGATCCAAATGAACTCTTTCCGATAGGAACATTACTTTATGGCAAAATAAGGGAGCAAAAAAACGGACTATCCGCATATAATATTTCGCCAAACGATTTGATTCCTCTTTCAAAAGAGGAAAAATTGCGCCTTTTACGCTTTAAAGAACGTAGTCTTCAAAACAGAATGACATTAATTTGGAGCAATTCTTTATCTATAAATGACAGGGACTGCCCAGGTGATTTTCATCAATCTATCGAGGTTTTGACAAGATGCATACTTGCAAAGATACCTCCAGAAGTAATCGAGAAGAAGATGCTTCTTCTACTATCCTGCATGCACAAGGACGCACCCGACGAATGCATCCAATGGATTACAGAGCAAGTTGAGAGCGGTCATATCCGTGATCCACGTGCTGTCGGTTTTGCCCTTGGCGACATTTCACAAAAATGGCAGCAATACATATTCGACCAGCTTGTATCACATCCAAATCATTCAGCAATCAGTGTGTTCGCATACGCAATCTGGCGGGAGCAGCATTTTGTTGAAAAATTTACTATTTCAAATTTGACTGCATTACTGAATTCGATCCTAAACCGGTTAAATAACCTCACTCCGACAAGAGTAAAAAATAAGTGGGAAAAAAGAGATTGGGTTCGAGCTGCCGCCGAACCGTTAGAGCTACTCCTCGGACTTTTGCGTACTCGTGCTTCAGATAATACCGAAATCAGGATGCTGCTCCAGCCCCATCAGGACATCACTAAGAAACTGGCAGAGCAAGTTGACAGAGTAGAGGAAGTTATCACTCAATCCAGTGCATCCCTCTTTTCTCGCGTACAGATTGATGTCAAAAAGCCCAAGGACGTGCGAAGCTCAGATTTAATCTACTCGCTACGCCTCTACCTCACCGGCGATGACGTCGCAAATACCATCCACATCACCAGCATTTCGGATGACGACAATGACTGA
- a CDS encoding helix-turn-helix domain-containing protein, which produces MTKESEPFSERVKKVRSQLNLSQEDLAHAIGVSFATVNRWENGKTLPSKLARRQFEYFCNKNDVTANNLKKD; this is translated from the coding sequence ATGACCAAAGAATCAGAACCATTTTCTGAACGTGTAAAAAAAGTACGCAGTCAGTTAAACCTGAGCCAGGAAGACCTTGCCCATGCAATCGGGGTCAGCTTTGCCACGGTCAATCGGTGGGAAAACGGAAAGACTTTGCCATCCAAGCTGGCACGGCGTCAGTTTGAATATTTTTGCAACAAAAACGATGTAACTGCAAATAACTTGAAAAAGGATTGA
- a CDS encoding chromosome partitioning protein ParA, whose product MGLFGMSENELKDFAKKLDERQTSLDNLESDVASKEKNLNHEKELFGHERTAFETQRSKFLEEVEQQRNDIASENAELEKRRQEIAKEEAKAKTGFVEKQREAFKEVIESRIAELDARQQELDKAASTFVERLKEFHAEEGEVAKRELAVTEREQKANAGFADKAKTLADEASRQHKANQTEAERLKKLADTISTERKQLEEEKAQLVLREKAVIIAEQKRDAGFADERTALDAKLQDSQSRFEKEFAEKRTTLLSGLEQEIAEQKDKRLKEIVEAENVERERILTEIAKEQDEWAKRKESDREKLRAEQNELEKQKGALSALQSEQERRKVEMEQNERVLERQAQRFEQQWQKKSDELQEQLDSLLEEERESLASERKTLKGENTRLRESLHVQMELVGTLDQLKQQLGDQDPAEVLRELNSKTDEIKRLREEMVNRPTEADREKYTQMKQEAERLKARIEELMKQVESNASQIEETSELRRKNSELTADNRMLTQKADRFEGAANEAQAELERLRAAYERPAEVAARYKEIELPHIKAEKVAQPQKADIDESTWLAGVGNACDTYGLHFHPRILKAFHTALKTAEWSPLTVLAGVSGTGKSELPRLYSHFGGLMFEPLSVQPNWDSQESMLGFFNSIDNKFDAQAVLRFLAQSQITANEKYEHRVARWHEMSPEGLKLDPEEDKELIDVLKESDYPGLEDCVCLVLLDEMNLAHPELYFAEFLSKLELRRGMKGSDVPYLPVKIGAGMPAYQLPLGRNVLWTGTMNQDETTKSLSDKVLDRSIIVHFPRPTTLKRRLKLAPLDEKNRGPLLHKRSWQSWLAKETSLTEENVKPFKQFIEDMNASLSVAGRAIGHRVWQSVEYYMANYPDVRAAQASGDEGALDKALHIAFEDQLVQKVMPKLRGIDTRGKSKTECLNKISAQINTGIGGNPFNLREDFEIACELGYGQFIWQSANYLQDKEEVEVVDTPDIQPESKAVDLSQPPASYHPDEKDRDEQWSKLSNRQKRMFHSQK is encoded by the coding sequence ATGGGTTTATTCGGAATGAGCGAAAATGAACTAAAAGATTTTGCTAAAAAGTTAGATGAGCGGCAAACGAGTCTGGATAACCTAGAAAGTGATGTTGCATCAAAAGAGAAAAACCTTAACCATGAAAAGGAACTGTTTGGGCATGAAAGAACAGCCTTTGAAACTCAGCGGAGCAAGTTCCTTGAAGAAGTGGAACAACAACGCAATGACATCGCATCTGAAAACGCCGAACTCGAAAAACGGCGACAGGAAATAGCAAAAGAGGAAGCTAAAGCTAAAACGGGCTTTGTTGAAAAACAACGGGAAGCGTTTAAGGAAGTAATTGAGAGTCGGATTGCGGAATTGGATGCCCGCCAACAAGAACTGGACAAGGCTGCATCTACGTTTGTGGAGCGGTTGAAAGAATTTCATGCAGAAGAAGGAGAAGTTGCCAAGCGAGAACTGGCGGTAACTGAACGAGAGCAAAAAGCGAATGCTGGCTTCGCAGATAAAGCAAAAACTTTGGCAGACGAAGCGTCCCGTCAGCACAAAGCCAATCAAACTGAAGCCGAAAGGCTGAAAAAACTGGCTGACACAATTTCGACAGAGCGTAAGCAACTTGAGGAAGAAAAAGCGCAGCTTGTTCTGCGTGAGAAAGCGGTTATCATTGCCGAGCAAAAACGTGATGCGGGATTTGCTGACGAACGTACGGCATTGGATGCGAAGCTGCAGGATAGTCAATCGAGGTTCGAGAAGGAATTTGCTGAAAAGCGCACTACTCTACTTTCCGGTTTGGAACAAGAAATTGCAGAGCAAAAAGACAAACGCTTAAAAGAAATAGTTGAAGCGGAGAATGTTGAACGTGAACGTATCCTCACTGAAATCGCCAAGGAGCAAGATGAGTGGGCAAAACGGAAAGAATCTGACCGTGAAAAGTTGAGAGCCGAACAGAACGAATTGGAAAAACAGAAGGGTGCGCTCTCCGCACTCCAAAGTGAGCAGGAAAGACGAAAAGTCGAAATGGAGCAAAATGAGCGGGTACTGGAACGCCAGGCGCAACGATTTGAGCAACAGTGGCAAAAGAAGAGCGATGAGTTGCAAGAACAGCTTGACTCGTTGCTTGAGGAAGAACGGGAGTCTCTGGCAAGTGAAAGAAAAACACTTAAGGGCGAAAATACACGACTGCGTGAAAGCTTGCACGTTCAAATGGAGCTTGTTGGGACATTGGATCAGCTAAAACAGCAACTTGGCGATCAAGACCCGGCAGAGGTTCTCCGTGAACTTAACAGCAAAACCGATGAGATCAAACGGCTACGTGAAGAGATGGTTAATCGTCCAACCGAGGCTGACCGCGAGAAATATACTCAAATGAAACAGGAAGCGGAGCGGCTCAAAGCTCGTATCGAAGAACTCATGAAGCAGGTAGAAAGCAATGCCTCTCAAATTGAAGAGACCAGTGAGTTACGACGCAAGAATAGTGAGTTGACCGCTGATAATAGAATGCTCACCCAAAAAGCTGACAGGTTCGAGGGAGCTGCCAACGAAGCGCAGGCGGAACTTGAACGTTTACGTGCGGCGTATGAACGTCCCGCCGAAGTTGCTGCCCGTTACAAAGAAATTGAACTGCCGCATATTAAAGCTGAAAAAGTTGCACAACCACAAAAAGCTGACATTGATGAAAGTACTTGGCTTGCTGGTGTTGGCAATGCGTGTGATACTTACGGACTACACTTCCATCCGCGCATCTTAAAAGCATTCCACACTGCACTTAAAACGGCGGAATGGTCGCCACTTACTGTTCTTGCGGGCGTTTCCGGTACGGGGAAATCCGAACTGCCTCGCCTCTATTCTCATTTCGGCGGATTGATGTTCGAGCCGCTTTCCGTCCAGCCAAACTGGGATTCACAAGAGTCCATGCTTGGATTCTTTAACTCAATTGACAACAAATTCGATGCACAGGCAGTTTTGCGATTCCTTGCCCAAAGCCAAATCACAGCGAATGAGAAGTACGAACATCGCGTTGCACGTTGGCACGAAATGTCCCCTGAAGGGCTAAAGCTCGATCCTGAAGAGGATAAAGAACTGATTGATGTGCTGAAAGAATCGGATTACCCGGGTCTTGAAGACTGTGTTTGCTTGGTTCTTCTCGACGAAATGAACCTTGCTCATCCTGAACTTTATTTTGCCGAATTCCTAAGCAAGCTGGAGCTTCGTCGCGGCATGAAGGGATCTGATGTTCCGTATTTGCCAGTAAAAATTGGCGCAGGGATGCCCGCCTACCAGCTCCCACTCGGACGGAATGTGCTTTGGACAGGCACAATGAATCAGGATGAAACCACAAAATCCCTGTCAGACAAGGTTCTTGACCGCTCAATCATTGTTCATTTCCCGCGCCCCACAACACTTAAACGTCGCCTGAAGTTAGCACCGCTTGATGAAAAGAATCGCGGTCCTCTTCTACATAAGCGTTCGTGGCAATCATGGCTGGCTAAAGAGACATCTCTTACCGAAGAGAATGTGAAACCTTTCAAGCAGTTCATTGAAGACATGAACGCCTCCCTTTCTGTCGCAGGGCGTGCGATTGGGCATCGGGTCTGGCAATCTGTTGAGTATTATATGGCAAACTATCCTGATGTTCGTGCTGCCCAAGCTTCAGGCGATGAAGGTGCTCTTGACAAAGCCCTTCATATTGCCTTTGAGGATCAACTCGTTCAAAAGGTCATGCCCAAGTTGCGAGGTATCGACACACGTGGCAAGAGCAAGACCGAATGTCTCAATAAAATCTCCGCCCAAATCAACACTGGTATTGGCGGCAACCCGTTCAACCTTCGTGAAGACTTTGAAATTGCCTGTGAACTCGGTTACGGTCAATTCATCTGGCAATCAGCCAATTATCTTCAGGATAAAGAAGAAGTTGAGGTAGTCGATACACCCGACATTCAGCCCGAATCTAAAGCTGTTGACCTATCACAACCTCCAGCGAGCTATCATCCCGATGAAAAAGATCGCGATGAACAATGGTCAAAATTGTCTAATAGACAAAAGCGCATGTTCCACTCTCAGAAATAG
- a CDS encoding type I restriction enzyme HsdR N-terminal domain-containing protein, which translates to MITQNNFPTLLESLGFTKKRNVFSKTFGSIPLSVDVSKETIHYPESDGLVVNERQTCNFSANENFVVFECVHRLLDKGYKPEHIELEPKWKLGRGASGGRADILVKDNFGKPLLIIECKTAGGEFKKAWNKTLQDGDQLFSYAPQISETQFLCLYTSDFDNDTLSYQSHIIAHRDNELYLAANPHFKTFRSVTDVKERFTVWRDTYKLDFTTKGIFEENIQPYQIGKDKYSLADLHAISATDQQKKYHEFATILRQHNVSGRENAFDKLINLFLCKLVDEIENPDDLKFYWKGVAYDSHFDLMDRLQQLYQSGMDKFLGEDITYINQDDVNNALRFIRQNPDATQRAVWNLFIQQKFFTNNDFSLIDVHNERLFYQNAEVLLKILQMFRIFVLRIPTAITSFWATCLRGFSIRASSRVKDSFSPPCPFAGLS; encoded by the coding sequence ATGATCACCCAGAATAATTTTCCCACACTGCTTGAATCCCTCGGGTTTACTAAAAAAAGAAATGTTTTTAGCAAAACGTTCGGATCAATTCCCTTGAGCGTTGATGTTTCCAAAGAGACCATTCACTATCCAGAGTCAGACGGGCTTGTGGTCAACGAACGTCAGACCTGCAACTTTTCAGCAAATGAAAATTTTGTTGTCTTCGAATGCGTGCATCGCCTTTTGGATAAAGGGTATAAGCCGGAACATATTGAGCTGGAACCGAAATGGAAACTGGGTCGGGGAGCCAGTGGCGGGCGGGCTGATATTTTGGTGAAAGATAATTTTGGCAAGCCATTACTGATTATTGAATGCAAAACGGCCGGGGGGGAATTCAAAAAAGCGTGGAACAAAACCCTTCAAGACGGGGATCAGCTTTTCAGTTATGCTCCGCAGATCAGCGAAACTCAATTTTTATGCCTCTACACCTCGGATTTTGACAATGACACATTGTCATACCAGAGCCATATCATCGCTCATCGGGACAATGAGCTGTACCTTGCAGCAAATCCCCATTTTAAAACATTTCGCAGTGTAACTGATGTTAAGGAGCGCTTTACGGTCTGGCGTGACACGTACAAACTTGATTTTACTACCAAAGGAATTTTCGAAGAAAACATCCAACCCTACCAGATCGGCAAAGACAAGTATTCACTTGCCGACCTTCATGCCATATCTGCCACTGACCAGCAGAAGAAATACCATGAGTTTGCCACCATTCTTAGGCAGCATAACGTGTCCGGCCGGGAAAACGCTTTTGATAAGCTGATCAATCTATTTCTGTGCAAACTGGTGGATGAGATTGAAAATCCCGACGACCTGAAATTTTATTGGAAGGGTGTGGCCTATGACAGCCATTTTGACCTGATGGACCGCCTTCAGCAGCTCTACCAGTCGGGGATGGACAAGTTTCTCGGTGAGGATATCACTTATATAAATCAGGATGATGTCAACAACGCCCTTCGATTTATCCGCCAGAACCCGGACGCCACACAGCGGGCGGTATGGAACCTGTTTATTCAACAAAAATTTTTCACCAATAACGACTTTTCACTCATCGATGTCCATAACGAACGGCTTTTTTACCAGAACGCCGAGGTGCTGCTGAAAATTCTGCAAATGTTTAGGATATTCGTCTTACGAATCCCAACGGCCATAACCAGTTTTTGGGCGACATGTTTGAGGGGTTTCTCGATCAGGGCGTCAAGCAGAGTGAAGGACAGTTTTTCACCCCCATGCCCATTTGCCGGTTTATCCTGA